In the genome of Hippoglossus hippoglossus isolate fHipHip1 chromosome 12, fHipHip1.pri, whole genome shotgun sequence, one region contains:
- the tbx3a gene encoding T-box transcription factor TBX3a isoform X2 translates to MNFLMRDPIIQGSSMAYHPFIHHRGPEFAMNAMLGHQPPFFPALALPHGGSLSLPGALGKPIMDQLMGAAETGLHFSSLGHQAAAAHLRPLKTLEPEEEVEDDPKVHLEAKELWELFHKRGTEMVITKSGRRMFPPFKVRCTGLDKKAKYILLMDIVAADDCRYKFHNSRWMVAGKADPEMPKRMYIHPDSPATGEQWMSKVVNFHKLKLTNNISDKHGFTILNSMHKYQPRFHIVRANDILKLPYSTFRTYVFPETDFIAVTAYQNDKITQLKIDHNPFAKGFRDTGNGRREKRKQLALQSMRSYEEQQKKENGASDDSSGEQASFKCFGQASSPAVSTVGPPHLKDFCDSDEDSDDESKDGHTKDGPDSSKISTTTEDGKDHEASPAKGHAFGSSDSSSRVRDSGPRTEKSQADSRQSPITVISSTTRSGEDLKSPSLEQPKTDECRSISKDSFMPLSVQTDSPHMGHSHMHNFGFPTGLTGQQFFNHLGGAHPFLLHPSQFNMGGAFSNMAAGMGPLLAAVSTGGVSAMDTASMASSQQSLTGAPGLPFHLQQHVLASQGLAMSPFGSLFHYPYTYMAAAAAASSAAAAASSVHRHPFLNAVRPRLRYSPYSLPMTVPDSTLLTTAMPSMAGGGSDLKGDGMVPASPVSAVTLDSTSEVTSHSNISSVSMSPKTCSEKDAANELQSIQRLVSGLDSNQDRPRSGSP, encoded by the exons ATGAACTTCCTGATGAGAGATCCAATCATACAAGGATCGAGTATGGCATATCATCCGTTTATACATCACCGGGGACCGGAATTTGCCATGAACGCAATGCTGGGCCACCAGCCTCCGTTCTTCCCGGCCCTGGCTCTCCCTCACGGCGGCTCCCTGTCCCTGCCGGGCGCCCTGGGGAAGCCGATCATGGACCAGCTGATGGGAGCCGCGGAGACCGGCCTCCACTTCTCCTCGCTGGGGCACCAAGCCGCGGCCGCCCACCTCAGGCCTCTCAAGACCCTGGagcctgaggaggaggtggaggacgatCCCAAAGTTCACCTGGAAGCCAAGGAGCTTTGGGAGCTCTTCCACAAGAGAGGCACCGAGATGGTGATCACGAAATCCGGAAG GCGGATGTTCCCCCCTTTCAAAGTGAGGTGCACTGGCCTGGACAAGAAGGCCAAATACATTCTCTTGATGGATATAGTTGCAGCCGACGACTGCAGGTACAAGTTTCACAACTCCCGCTGGATGGTGGCGGGCAAGGCCGACCCCGAAATGCCAAAGAGGATGTACATTCACCCGGACAGTCCGGCTACTGGCGAACAGTGGATGTCAAAAGTCGTCAATTTTCACAAACTCAAGCTGACGAACAACATCTCGGACAAGCATGGATTT ACCATTCTGAACTCCATGCACAAATACCAGCCTCGGTTTCACATTGTGCGCGCCAACGACATCCTCAAGCTCCCGTACAGCACCTTCAGGACGTATGTTTTCCCTGAGACGGATTTCATTGCCGTGACTGCGTATCAAAACGACAAG ATAACCCAGCTGAAAATTGACCATAATCCCTTCGCCAAAGGATTCCGTGACACGGGCAACGGGAGACGGGAAAAGAG GAAACAGCTGGCCCTGCAATCCATGCGCTCATACgaggagcagcagaaaaagGAGAACGGGGCTTCAGACGACTCCTCCGGAGAGCAGGCGTCCTTTAAGTGCTTCGGCCAGGCCTCGTCCCCCGCCGTGTCCACCGTGGGGCCCCCACACCTGAAAG ATTTCTGTGACAGCGACGAGGACAGCGACGACGAGAGCAAAGATGGACACACCAAGGATGGTCCGGACTCCAGCAAGATCTCCACGACCACGGAGGACGGGAAGGACCACGAGGCGAGCCCAGCAAAGGGACATGCCTTTGGCAGCAGTGACTCTAGCAGCAGGGTGAGGGACAGCGGCCCCAGGACTGAGAAAAGCCAGGCGGACTCTCGGCAGAGCCCCATCACCGTCATCTCGAGCACCACCCGCTCCGGAGAAGACCTCAAGAGCCCCAGCCTGGAGCAGCCCAAAACGGACGAGTGCAGGTCGATAAGCAAGGACAGCTTTATGCCTTTGAGCGTGCAGACGGACAGTCCGCACATGGGCCACAGCCACATGCATAATTTCGGATTTCCAACAGGCCTAACAGGACAGCAGTTCTTCAACCACTTAGGGGGAGCGCATCCGTTTCTTTTGCACCCCAGTCAGTTCAACATGGGAGGTGCGTTCTCAAACATGGCCGCGGGCATGGGGCCACTACTGGCAGCGGTGTCCACGGGAGGGGTGAGCGCCATGGACACGGCGAGCATGGCATCTTCGCAGCAGAGCTTGACGGGAGCGCCGGGCCTGCCCTTTCATCTGCAACAACATGTCTTGGCATCGCAG GGCCTCGCCATGTCCCCCTTCGGCAGTTTGTTCCACTACCCCTACACGTACATGGCAGCGGCCGCAGCGGCCTCGTCCGCCGCGGCCGCCGCCTCCTCTGTGCACCGACACCCCTTCCTGAACGCGGTGCGCCCCCGACTCAGGTACAGCCCCTACTCCCTCCCCATGACGGTACCGGACAGCACGCTGCTCACCACCGCCATGCCCTCCATGGCCGGCGGCGGGAGCGACCTGAAAGGGGACGGCATGGTCCCGGCCAGCCCGGTGTCTGCTGTCACCCTGGATTCCACATCGGAGGTGACCAGCCACTCCAACATATCCTCGGTGTCCATGTCCCCAAAAACTTGTTCGGAGAAAGACGCGGCCAACGAGCTGCAGAGCATCCAGCGCCTGGTCAGTGGACTGGACTCGAATCAGGACAGGCCACGGAGCGGATCCCCCTAG
- the tbx3a gene encoding T-box transcription factor TBX3a isoform X1: MNFLMRDPIIQGSSMAYHPFIHHRGPEFAMNAMLGHQPPFFPALALPHGGSLSLPGALGKPIMDQLMGAAETGLHFSSLGHQAAAAHLRPLKTLEPEEEVEDDPKVHLEAKELWELFHKRGTEMVITKSGRRMFPPFKVRCTGLDKKAKYILLMDIVAADDCRYKFHNSRWMVAGKADPEMPKRMYIHPDSPATGEQWMSKVVNFHKLKLTNNISDKHGFVSSTNTILNSMHKYQPRFHIVRANDILKLPYSTFRTYVFPETDFIAVTAYQNDKITQLKIDHNPFAKGFRDTGNGRREKRKQLALQSMRSYEEQQKKENGASDDSSGEQASFKCFGQASSPAVSTVGPPHLKDFCDSDEDSDDESKDGHTKDGPDSSKISTTTEDGKDHEASPAKGHAFGSSDSSSRVRDSGPRTEKSQADSRQSPITVISSTTRSGEDLKSPSLEQPKTDECRSISKDSFMPLSVQTDSPHMGHSHMHNFGFPTGLTGQQFFNHLGGAHPFLLHPSQFNMGGAFSNMAAGMGPLLAAVSTGGVSAMDTASMASSQQSLTGAPGLPFHLQQHVLASQGLAMSPFGSLFHYPYTYMAAAAAASSAAAAASSVHRHPFLNAVRPRLRYSPYSLPMTVPDSTLLTTAMPSMAGGGSDLKGDGMVPASPVSAVTLDSTSEVTSHSNISSVSMSPKTCSEKDAANELQSIQRLVSGLDSNQDRPRSGSP; encoded by the exons ATGAACTTCCTGATGAGAGATCCAATCATACAAGGATCGAGTATGGCATATCATCCGTTTATACATCACCGGGGACCGGAATTTGCCATGAACGCAATGCTGGGCCACCAGCCTCCGTTCTTCCCGGCCCTGGCTCTCCCTCACGGCGGCTCCCTGTCCCTGCCGGGCGCCCTGGGGAAGCCGATCATGGACCAGCTGATGGGAGCCGCGGAGACCGGCCTCCACTTCTCCTCGCTGGGGCACCAAGCCGCGGCCGCCCACCTCAGGCCTCTCAAGACCCTGGagcctgaggaggaggtggaggacgatCCCAAAGTTCACCTGGAAGCCAAGGAGCTTTGGGAGCTCTTCCACAAGAGAGGCACCGAGATGGTGATCACGAAATCCGGAAG GCGGATGTTCCCCCCTTTCAAAGTGAGGTGCACTGGCCTGGACAAGAAGGCCAAATACATTCTCTTGATGGATATAGTTGCAGCCGACGACTGCAGGTACAAGTTTCACAACTCCCGCTGGATGGTGGCGGGCAAGGCCGACCCCGAAATGCCAAAGAGGATGTACATTCACCCGGACAGTCCGGCTACTGGCGAACAGTGGATGTCAAAAGTCGTCAATTTTCACAAACTCAAGCTGACGAACAACATCTCGGACAAGCATGGATTTGTAAGTTCAACCAAT ACCATTCTGAACTCCATGCACAAATACCAGCCTCGGTTTCACATTGTGCGCGCCAACGACATCCTCAAGCTCCCGTACAGCACCTTCAGGACGTATGTTTTCCCTGAGACGGATTTCATTGCCGTGACTGCGTATCAAAACGACAAG ATAACCCAGCTGAAAATTGACCATAATCCCTTCGCCAAAGGATTCCGTGACACGGGCAACGGGAGACGGGAAAAGAG GAAACAGCTGGCCCTGCAATCCATGCGCTCATACgaggagcagcagaaaaagGAGAACGGGGCTTCAGACGACTCCTCCGGAGAGCAGGCGTCCTTTAAGTGCTTCGGCCAGGCCTCGTCCCCCGCCGTGTCCACCGTGGGGCCCCCACACCTGAAAG ATTTCTGTGACAGCGACGAGGACAGCGACGACGAGAGCAAAGATGGACACACCAAGGATGGTCCGGACTCCAGCAAGATCTCCACGACCACGGAGGACGGGAAGGACCACGAGGCGAGCCCAGCAAAGGGACATGCCTTTGGCAGCAGTGACTCTAGCAGCAGGGTGAGGGACAGCGGCCCCAGGACTGAGAAAAGCCAGGCGGACTCTCGGCAGAGCCCCATCACCGTCATCTCGAGCACCACCCGCTCCGGAGAAGACCTCAAGAGCCCCAGCCTGGAGCAGCCCAAAACGGACGAGTGCAGGTCGATAAGCAAGGACAGCTTTATGCCTTTGAGCGTGCAGACGGACAGTCCGCACATGGGCCACAGCCACATGCATAATTTCGGATTTCCAACAGGCCTAACAGGACAGCAGTTCTTCAACCACTTAGGGGGAGCGCATCCGTTTCTTTTGCACCCCAGTCAGTTCAACATGGGAGGTGCGTTCTCAAACATGGCCGCGGGCATGGGGCCACTACTGGCAGCGGTGTCCACGGGAGGGGTGAGCGCCATGGACACGGCGAGCATGGCATCTTCGCAGCAGAGCTTGACGGGAGCGCCGGGCCTGCCCTTTCATCTGCAACAACATGTCTTGGCATCGCAG GGCCTCGCCATGTCCCCCTTCGGCAGTTTGTTCCACTACCCCTACACGTACATGGCAGCGGCCGCAGCGGCCTCGTCCGCCGCGGCCGCCGCCTCCTCTGTGCACCGACACCCCTTCCTGAACGCGGTGCGCCCCCGACTCAGGTACAGCCCCTACTCCCTCCCCATGACGGTACCGGACAGCACGCTGCTCACCACCGCCATGCCCTCCATGGCCGGCGGCGGGAGCGACCTGAAAGGGGACGGCATGGTCCCGGCCAGCCCGGTGTCTGCTGTCACCCTGGATTCCACATCGGAGGTGACCAGCCACTCCAACATATCCTCGGTGTCCATGTCCCCAAAAACTTGTTCGGAGAAAGACGCGGCCAACGAGCTGCAGAGCATCCAGCGCCTGGTCAGTGGACTGGACTCGAATCAGGACAGGCCACGGAGCGGATCCCCCTAG